In Phragmites australis chromosome 24, lpPhrAust1.1, whole genome shotgun sequence, the following are encoded in one genomic region:
- the LOC133907562 gene encoding transcription factor MYBS2-like, with protein MDLSGEERSKGPPVSFRLFGMEVRVAGEEVVEGDQEGVELRKSTSMPNLTSIDPLPPPGQSAGGKGYASDDAVLASRQQKRRRRKAQERKKGIPWTEEEHRKFLDGLRQLGKGDWRGISKSFVTTRTATQVASHAQKHFLRQTNPDKKKRRASLFDVGIADYNGYNGDQVPSPQRIASKPAPNQEIIHTDRGDVPVPSYPGVGGLLGNNMQVNELINYFKRSKARAETSLASMASGLKTASSVSSLDFSIAVNSLELSIAPPRGTGGATGAIKVL; from the exons ATGGACCTGTCGGGGGAGGAGCGGAGCAAGGGGCCGCCGGTGAGCTTCAGGCTGTTCGGCATGGAGGTGCGCGTCGCTGGCGAGGAGGTGGTTGAGGGCGACCAAGAAGGGGTCGAGCTCAGGAAGAGCACCAGCATGCCCAACCTCACCTCCATCGacccgctgccgccgcccggGCAGTCCGCCGGCGGCAAGGGCTACGCCTCCGACGATGCGGTGCTGGCGTCCAGGCAGCagaagcgccgccgccgcaaggCGCAAGAGAGGAAGAAAG GGATTCCATGGACCGAGGAGGAGCACAGGAAGTTCCTCGACGGCCTGAGGCAGCTGGGCAAGGGGGACTGGAGGGGCATATCCAAGAGCTTCGTGACCACCAGGACGGCGACGCAGGTGGCCAGCCACGCCCAGAAGCACTTCCTCCGGCAGACCAACCCCGACAAGAAGAAGCGCCGGGCCAGCCTCTTCGACGTTGGCATCGCCGACTACAACGGTTACAACGGCGATCAA GTGCCAAGCCCTCAAAGAATTGCCAGTAAGCCTGCTCCTAATCAGGAGATAATTCATACTGACCGCGGCGATGTCCCG GTACCAAGCTATCCAGGTGTTGGAGGGCTTTTAGGCAATAACATGCAG GTTAATGaactaattaattatttcaagAGATCAAAGGCTCGTGCCGAGACATCGCTCGCATCCATGGCCTCCGGTCTGAAAACAGCATCATCCGTCAGCAGCCTGGATTTTAGCATCGCCGTCAACAGTCTAGAGCTCAGCATCGCGCCTCCTCGTGGCACCGGTGGCGCAACCGGGGCCATCAAAGTGCTGTGA